The Argentina anserina chromosome 3, drPotAnse1.1, whole genome shotgun sequence genome includes a region encoding these proteins:
- the LOC126788344 gene encoding uncharacterized protein LOC126788344, which yields MIPTASLLLVTLILTASLGGLLARPDSNGPFSAELKHSDNKNKGGGAGGNKGGGNNDGDGGMGGFFGPGGGFDIPGFGKGFGGGYGGGYGGPSGGHSKGGIVRTTQVCKEKGPCFNKKLKCPAKCFTSYSRSGKGYGGGGGGGGCTIDCKKCTAYC from the coding sequence ATGATCCCAACAGCAAGTCTTCTCTTGGTTACTTTGATCCTCACTGCTTCACTTGGTGGCTTGTTAGCTCGACCCGACTCCAACGGACCCTTCTCAGCTGAGCTCAAGCACTCGGACAACAAGAACAAAGGTGGTGGAGCCGGTGGCAATAAGGGAGGTGGAAACAATGATGGTGATGGTGGCATGGGAGGGTTCTTTGGACCTGGAGGTGGGTTTGACATTCCCGGCTTCGGAAAGGGCTTTGGAGGTGGCTACGGTGGCGGCTACGGCGGTCCCAGCGGAGGCCACTCCAAAGGTGGTATAGTGAGGACTACTCAGGTGTGCAAAGAAAAGGGTCCTTGCTTCAACAAGAAGCTGAAGTGTCCTGCTAAGTGCTTCACCTCCTACAGCCGCTCAGGGAAGGGctacggcggcggcggcggaggcgGTGGTTGCACCATCGACTGCAAGAAGTGTACTGCTTATTGCTAG
- the LOC126789575 gene encoding secretory carrier-associated membrane protein 3-like, which translates to MAGRFDSNPFAEEEEVNPFSNHGNVAPAKNSRLSPLPPERAGFNYGIGETVDIPIDGSGDLKKRERELQAKEAELRKREEIVKRKEDAAARAGIVIEEKNWPPFFPLIHHDIANEIPIHLQRVQYVAFTTWLGIIACLFWNIIAVTTAWIKGEGVKIWFLAIIYFIAGAPGSYVLWYRPLYRVFRSESALKYGWFFMFYLFHIGFCIFAAVAPPIIFKGKSLTGILAAIDVLSDHALVGIFYFIGFGMFCLESVLSIWVIQQVYMYFRGSGKAAEMRREGARHVVRAAI; encoded by the exons ATGGCTGGCCGTTTCGATAGCAACCCCTTCGCTGAAGAAGAGGAAGTCAATCCGTTCTCG AATCATGGAAATGTTGCTCCTGCCAAGAACTCAAGACTGTCGCCTCTGCCCCCGGAGCGCGCTGGTTTCAATTATGGTATTGGTGAAACCGTCGATATACCTATTGATGGAAGTGGG GATTTGAAAAAGAGGGAGAGGGAACTCCAAGCTAAGGAAGCTGAACTAAGAAAGCGTGAAGAG ATTGTAAAACGGAAAGAGGATGCTGCAGCACGAG CTGGAATTGTTATTGAGGAAAAAAATTGGCCGCCATTCTTTCCACTTATCCATCACGATATTGCAAATGAAATACCAATTCATTTACAGAGGGTGCAGTATGTTGCATTTACAACATGGTTAG GTATTATTGCTTGCCTATTCTGGAATATCATAGCTGTGACCACAGCCTGGATTAAGGGTGAAG GGGTGAAAATTTGGTTCCTCGCGATTATATACTTCATTGCTGGGGCACCTGGATCTTATGTGTTGTGGTACCGCCCTCTTTACCGTGTGTTCAG GTCTGAGAGTGCTTTGAAATACGGATGGTTTTTCATGTTCTATCTG TTTCACATTGGCTTTTGCATCTTTGCTGCGGTTGCTCCTCCAATAATCTTCAAAGGAAAATCTCTCAC TGGCATTCTCGCTGCAATTGATGTTTTGAGCGATCATGCTTTGGTTGGG ATCTTCTACTTCATTGGATTCGGCATGTTCTGTCTTGAATCAGTGCTTAGCATCTGGGTTATTCAG CAAGTATACATGTACTTCCGGGGAAGTGGTAAAGCTGCTGAAATGAGGCGAGAGGGAGCAAGACATGTTGTGAGGGCAGCAATATAA